The window CTGCGGGTGGGTGCGCGTTTCGAGGAACTCGACTGGCGCGAGACGGAGATCGGCGCGATCAGCCTGCGGCGCCGGTTCGACCCGTCACTCCAGGTCGAGGTGTACGAGGTCAAGCTCGACGACGAGTTCCTCATGTCCAGCCTGTTCACCGTGGCCGAGGTCGAACTCGCCCGGCTCGGCCTGGCCGAACTCTCCGGTGGCGACCTCGACGTGGTCGTCGGCGGACTCGGGCTCGGCTACACCGCGCGGGCGGTCCTCGAAGACCCACGGGTGCGTTCGCTGACGGTGGTGGAGGCGCTCGGCGAGGTCATCGGGTGGCACCGGGACCACCTCCTGCCGTACGCGGCCGAGCTGACCTCGGATCCGCGTACCCGGCTGGTGCACGGGGACTTCTTCGCCATGGCCGCGAGCGGGTCCGGCTTCGACACCGGGGCGCCCGGCCGGCGGTTCGACGCCGTACTGCTCGACGTCGACCATTCCCCGCGTCAGGTCCTGCACCCGCGCAACGCCGCCTTCTACACCGCCGCCGGCCTGCGCCGACTTGCCGACCGGCTGCGCCCGGGCGGGGTGTTCGGACTCTGGTCCAACGATCCACCCGACGACGACTTCACCGCCGTACTCGGCGAGGTGTTCGCCGCGACGCAGGCGCACGTGGTGAGCTTCCCCAACCCGTTGCAGGGACGCCCGGCGACCAACACCG of the Micromonospora sp. NBC_01796 genome contains:
- a CDS encoding spermidine synthase codes for the protein MGARFEELDWRETEIGAISLRRRFDPSLQVEVYEVKLDDEFLMSSLFTVAEVELARLGLAELSGGDLDVVVGGLGLGYTARAVLEDPRVRSLTVVEALGEVIGWHRDHLLPYAAELTSDPRTRLVHGDFFAMAASGSGFDTGAPGRRFDAVLLDVDHSPRQVLHPRNAAFYTAAGLRRLADRLRPGGVFGLWSNDPPDDDFTAVLGEVFAATQAHVVSFPNPLQGRPATNTVYVSRLA